The window TCTATTCCGATGGATTTCAGTCATATCATTTGCTTATCTTTCTTGACCTGGCTTTGTGAAACCTTATCCTTTGTTCTTGTCACCTTACATGATCTTATAGTAAATTTCAAACCTGGTAGGAACTCTAAAAGTTAACGAGAGAgatcatttattttctctatctcCAGATTTAACATAATTCTGATGGCATtctttttttcagtttttttttttttttttcctctgaTCAAAAGCTTTGCATTGTACACTGGAAAAAGCTGCGTGACTGTGCGTATTGGGTTGTGATCTAAGTTACTGTAAATCCACTTCCTATACAACTTGCTGATGCTTATTTGTTTCTGCTGATGATTATTCCTCGATCTTGTTTTGATGGGATTTCTTGTTATACATTTTGTCTTTTCTTGATGGTAACAAAGCATATTAGTGGGTGACATGTATTTGTCCAAAAGCCAAAAAACTTATATAGTCATAACGAAGCTATAGGTTCGATAATTTCATTTGTCCACTGGTGacttcaatttcttccttGGAAATCTTGAATCTGCAGAAAGTAAAGATGCAAATGCTTACAAAATGTATAATCTATTACTTTCCCACGACTTATGTATGGTAGAAGAGCACGAGTCACTCAAAAGATGTCTCTTGTATACATATCTTCTTTCTCCATGTTTATGATGATGTGCTATTCTTGATGTTCCAGAGGCTGGAGACTGAACAAAAACGATAATACATGGAGGACGTCACAGGAAGAAGTTTGGAATGCCAGACAATTATGGATGGGAAGGCGACTAACGGGAATGGCTTAGATAAGCCCATTCCGTCTTGTTGTTTGAAGGCTAAGGCTTCAGATCCTGAGCTTGAGGCTCAATGCCATTCAACTGTTGTTTCTGGCTGGATTTCAGAATTTCAGTCTGGCTCTGGtcattctccttttctttaatctccTTGTGAAGCTCTTGGTTCTGTTTTGGAAACCGTGGCTCACCATGTGGATATTAACATCAGTTGCGCTCGTTTCCTTTGCAGATAAAGCTAGCAAGTTCGTTTATTTCAACAACCCAATGTGGCCGGGTGAGTGCTTTTCTTGTATTTCTTGTTAATGGTCTCTTTTTCATGCTGAGGGACTTCATTTTACTTTCATTCTTGACAAGGAGTTGAATGTTCATATAAACGTTCACCACTTTCTGCAACATCAAAACTTTTTGACGTATATTTGATTGCACTAGTGTTACATAAGCCACGCGTCAAATGTTTGCATTTGACAAGCTGATGTTATTGTCAATCTTTCAGGAGAAGCACATTCTCTGCAAGTAGAGAAGATACTATTTAAAGGAAAGTCAGAGTACCAAGAGGTCATGGTTTTTGAGGTACCATTCGCTGAGACAATGTTTTTACCTTCGCAATTCATTTGCTTGGTTTCTTTATTAATACTTTACTTGTTTGTCTCTATTTGTTTACAGTCTGCATCATATGGAAAAGTCCTTGTTCTTGATGGCATTGTTCAACTGACAGAGAAAGATGAATGTGCCTACCAGGAAATGATAGCGCATCTTCCTCTTTGTTCGATCCCGTCTCCTAAAACCGTTAGTCCTCCCAAAAATTTGATTCTGTGCCAATTCCATCTCttattaagaaattttatttttctcttccaacTTTTGCATAATTTTAAGACATAAAATGACATTATTTAGGTTCTGGTTGTTGGCGGAGGTGATGGCGGAGTCCTGAGGGAAATTTCTCGTCACGACTCAGTGGAGCACATCGACATTTGTGAGATAGATGAGATGGTCATTAATGTAAGTGTTCATTAGAGACATGTTGCAAATTGTATGATAAGTTCATAATGAAACAACTTGCTGCTGTGGTATGTTTCAAGATTGTGACCtaatgcttcatttccctGTTTTCTTAATTCCTAGGTGTCAAAACAATTTTTCCCCCAACTAGCTGTTGGATTCGAGGACCCTCGTGTTCACCTTCATGTTGGTGATGGTGCGTCGAAAGTCGAGACatcttattcctttttttgtttcttatgcTCTTTCCTATATAATTTGCATCTTTGTTATATCAGCTGTTGAATTTCTTCGGAATGCAAAGCAAGGGAAGTATGATGCCGTCATTGTTGATTCCTCTGATCCTGTGGGTAAGTTAATGATTTGTAAcagagaagaataaaaaaaaaaaaaaatggtgcaACTCTGCAAGCTACATATCTTTTCGTTCAACAATTAGAACCTTAAATTTATGTTCTCTTTCGAAAGACTTGTGCTCGTAAACTCATCTTCTAACCGGGGGTTCTTGTAATAAAGGTCCTGCCCAAGAACTGGTGGAGATGCCATTTTTTCAGATGATAGCCCGAGCATTGCGACCTGGTGGTGTTCTCTGTAACATGGCTGAAAGTATGTGGCTGCATACACATCTCATTCAGGACATGATATCAATATGTCGCCAAACATTCAAGGATGTTCACTATGCATGGACCAGTGTTCCAACATATCCAAGTGGTGTTATAGGGTTTCTACTCTGCTCAACTGAAGGGCCAACAGTTGATTTTAGGAACCCTGTGAATCCCATCGAGAAGTTAGGACATCTCAAGTCAAAAAGAGAACTCAAATTCTACAACTCTGAGGTAACCACACAAGAGCTCTTTAACTTAACTAAGATTCGATACAATGTTGATGTAGAGATACATCCATCGACACACTATATGGATTAAAACTTCGGTTGATACTAATAATGGATGACATTCCAACAGATGCACTTGGCTGCATTTGCGCTGCCATCGTTTCTCAAGAGCGAGGTGAAGGCACTTAGTGATGCTTCAGCTTCATTTGAAAAGGGAAGCATTTCATCCTAAGTAGGTGACTGTTTGAAATGCTTCTTCCAAGGTGGTGATGGGCACTAGTGTTGAGTgtatacataaaattattggAGTGGCTGAAACATCTCTACTGTGTGCTGAGGGAGGGCATCGttgatgatattatttaaCAAGTTCAGGTTTGTTATCCTAGTTAGAAGAAAAGTGTTTAgctgtttttgttgtttttccaTGGCTGATTGGTATGCCAATTAGCcgataaataaagaaaaccaaGAAAGAAACCACTTcctaataattaataaaaatggggAATTTATATAACAATGATTCCAGGTCTTGGTTCTACTAATAATCTATGCTACCTCAATGAGATAATGCTACCTCAATGAGATAATGCTACCTCAATGTGTTGACGAGCATAATTCAGTagataaaacataaaatacaaACTACAAAGCATATTCAACCACAATGTGCACCtggaaaggagaaaaagagtTACTGCAGTGAAGGAAATGCTCTTAAACGTTGCTATTTTCTGATGATATCAATCCAATCCATGTGTACCACCCGACAATCCTGTCGTATATTACAGAGAGTTTCATGAGCTGAAAACTGATCTAAACGTTCATACATTGTTCCACATTCTATCTCTGATTGGTCCAGTAGGATTATTCTCCCTCCTTCCTCCGCCTCCCATAtattgtatgtatatatatatatatatataatagtatAGTACCCATAAAGAATGCAGTGTCGTGGAAGAGTTATTACAGTGAAAGAAATCTTCTCAGATGTTGCTTTGTTTTGGCAAGTCATTGTTGTTGCTGGTTCCCGGCATATCATTGCTTGCATTTCTTCTTTGTTGTCTTCGGTTTAGAGCATTTAATGCACGAGCAATGAATCTAGAGGCATGAATGGTTGTGGTGACTGAAGGCTGTGAGTTCCCACTTTCAGTGGCTAAGTTTAACTGAGATTTCTCTCTTTCACGCTTACTCTTGAAGTAACGACGCCATGCAGCTTGCATCACAAGAGCAGCCAATGGCGCCCATCGCTCTTTAAAGTTGGGATCGTTTCCATGCTCTTGACTGATAAGCCACCAAAATTTAGAGACCACATTCTTCAAATCATTTGCACTTAAAACAAATGCTTCCACTTTGGTGTGTGTAGAGACAGTTTTTGTGGAGATGGGGACAGTGGATAAAAGTGGATCTGTCAATACCCATTTTAAAAgctcttctccaaacacatcgcCTTTTTTAAGGCTCTCAGACGAACCCAATGTTTCACCATCTCTATTGGAGTTGGAATAGATCCATAACTTGCCATGGATTATGAAGATCATCTCATCTAGTGGCTCTCCTTCTCGAACGATGAAGTTACGCTCAATGTATAGCATCGGCTTCAAATAACCACAAACTGCATCCAAGAACTTCTCATCCATGTTTTGAAACATTGAAACCTTTACCATATGCAAGAAGAATGAATAACATGAGCTGaaatgtaacggcccaagcccattgctagcaaatattgtccatttttactttcctctcaaggttttaaaatgcgttctactagtgagagatttccacacccttataaggaatgcttcattctcctctccaaccaatgttggatctcaccatccaccccttgggggcccaacgtcctcgctggcacactgcccggtatCTGGccttgataccatttgtaacggcccaagcccactgctagcagattttgtcctttttgggctttccgttctgggcttctcctcaatgTTTCTAAAACACGACTGtaagggagagatttccacaccacacttttataaggaatgcggAATGCTTCAATACCCTCTCCAACAGATATGAGATCTCAACACACCATGAAAGGTGAAAGGAAACAGAAAGGAGAACAGAAACTTACACTTTTGATTGCACGTAAGCAAAGGTGTCTTGTTGTGTCCCTTCTAAGGTCTCTAGGAAGATTATGGAGAATGTTTGCAACATCAACACCTCTAGTTTTCCGCCATTTATACTTCTCATATAGTTTGATCCGCTTCCTTAGATCACGAGGGAGTGAATGGTAGGCCATCCATAGTTCAATATCTTGCCCCTTCAATCTCATTTCCTCCAGTCTCGCAATTGTTGACTGCAGAAATGTCTGTTTCACAACCAAATTCCCATGTCAAGGTGTCACCGGAGTTGGCCTTAACCATGTAACTATGCTACATGAATATCGATTGGCACTGACCTGCAGATTTCCTATTAGAAGTGCAAATAGTACCAAGCCAGCAATGGTTATGGAGACTGCGAAGTAAATTTTCCCATATATGCTTACTAGTTCTGAGGCCTTGACCCAAAGAACTGAAAAATGTGGAAGCAGTGAAATACGTAAACATAGAGTATGGATAGAGGAGTAATACCAAATGCATAGGCTTTTGAGTACAGACCTTAGATTTTGCAGACCCCACCAATAACAATAAGAGACTTTCCATACGAAGTCAGTGGAATTGACAACGTCATACTTAAAGGCATCATCAAATATTCCGAAATTGAAAGGTAGCGTGTCATTTGATGATGCTTTTCTAGAGCAATTATCTAAGCACGATCCCTCCTCAGTGATGTTATACTTCCGAGGGCAATATGGATGGCTAAGACACCTTGACTGCAAGCAAGTTGCTTTGCGCTCAATAGAAAACAAGTACCAAAAGGCTCCAAACACCTACAAGAACCACATAGATACTGAATTATGCTAAGATATTGGCAAACAAAAAGCATAGAAGCTCTGAATCAACCATTGAAAAAGGTTGCTGGTTTGTAATTGACAAAGATTGAGTAGTGAATGAACTTACATGACTGGAAAGCATATAGAGGAAGAGATTGAATATAGCTTTGGCCGCAGCAGAATCAGGCAAAATCCCAGAACTCCATCTCACTTTCTTTAAGAATAAGTACACTCGAAACACCCTTGGCAAATATTGAATGATAAGAACAAATTTCAATGTCCTAATAGAGATTGTAAAATGAGAACCTTTTGCTGCTTGAGCAGCTAATACTATCACCACCTGCACACAAGTTTGCTCACAAATCATTATAAGGTAACATACATGTAGTTTTAATTGTCCAAATTGTGTAGTTGGGCAGAGACTAAAAGTCCAAACCTGTGGAAGAGGAAGAGCAGCAAGAATGTCCACTGTAAGGTAAGATAAAAGATATCTCCTAGCTGTTGCTATTGTGGAAAGTGTTCCGTTATTAGAATCCTTTGAGTCAGTATAACCGATACGAAAATGAAAGACAATGAGAAGTATGTAGCCAAAATCAATGAGCGAACGTAGAACTACGGCTGTGATCCTCAACTTCTTGTCAAAGCGTATGcaatttttttcatcatcAACCACTAAGATGTAACAGAACAAAGGGTCCAGTAAGGCTGCAATTACACACAACATCACAAGTACATCATTCCACAGATGAAGGAATATCCAGTTTCCTTCAATAGACCTTTTTATGGAGCTCAACCCTTTACTCTTGAACTCTTCCTTAAAATGAATGTTTCCAAAACTGGTAAGTGTATCAGAAGAAGACTCAAATCTTCTTGGAACCGCTCCCACCGTACCCCAGGAGTTTTCTGAGCGTATGTCCACAGGGGAGGAAGTCTGAATCCTAAACAAACGTAAGTAAAATCGGCACATATCAATGTCCTGTCTAAAAAGTGTTAGAaaccacgaacctccacaatggtatgatattgtccactttgagcataaactctcgtggctttgcttttggtttccccaaaaggcctcatagcAATGGAAATGTATTTCGTACTTATGAACCTATGATCaacccttaattagccgaggTGGGATTcctctcccaaccatcctcaacaaaGGTAAGCTCAAGAAATTCACAGACCAAGTGGATGGCACAAAGAGTTCAGACACTGAAAGTATATAGGGAAACGCAAATTTGGGTAGTTgctttttccctttcagatTCAAAAGAGAATATCTAACATCCTTTTGTTGAAAATTGTAGTGGAAAAACGTGTCATCCTCCCACAAGGGAAcattaaaaagattttttttttttttgaaaatgaaggcAATCATTTCACGAGAAACTAAGGGTACCCCAGATGTAGAATCAAACATTGGAAGCATATATACTTGCTACATAAAGATGCTAAGAATGGAGCttcaaaaagggaaaaagaagaagcaagaaagaaagaaagaactaaCCGTATGGCAGCATCTTCTCCATTCATAGCGGCCTCTTTCTTGCTAGAAACAGGATGAATATCTTTCCAACAGTAACCGCGTTGGCTGAAGCTTATAGATAGCTTCATCCGCCATTAAACGGCCCCCCCTTGATTGGTTGTTATGTGTCAAGGCAACCCATTTCCTGGTGGACCATTCATAGAACATTCACA is drawn from Cucurbita pepo subsp. pepo cultivar mu-cu-16 chromosome LG09, ASM280686v2, whole genome shotgun sequence and contains these coding sequences:
- the LOC111802086 gene encoding spermine synthase-like codes for the protein MEDVTGRSLECQTIMDGKATNGNGLDKPIPSCCLKAKASDPELEAQCHSTVVSGWISEFQSGSDKASKFVYFNNPMWPGEAHSLQVEKILFKGKSEYQEVMVFESASYGKVLVLDGIVQLTEKDECAYQEMIAHLPLCSIPSPKTVLVVGGGDGGVLREISRHDSVEHIDICEIDEMVINVSKQFFPQLAVGFEDPRVHLHVGDAVEFLRNAKQGKYDAVIVDSSDPVGPAQELVEMPFFQMIARALRPGGVLCNMAESMWLHTHLIQDMISICRQTFKDVHYAWTSVPTYPSGVIGFLLCSTEGPTVDFRNPVNPIEKLGHLKSKRELKFYNSEMHLAAFALPSFLKSEVKALSDASASFEKGSISS